The window GGCCGCTGGTACACACGGCGGGTCGTGGATCCCACCGTCATGCTCGACGAGCTCGAATCCCGCGGCTGGCTGCCCGCCATCTATTTCATCTTCAGCCGTGCCGGGTGCGAGCGGGCCATGGAGACCGTGCTGGCCGAGGGCAAGCCGCTCCTCACCAAGAGCCAGCAGCAGCAGGTGGACGCGGCCATCCGCGAAGCCGTCGCCGACACGCCGACCATGGCGGAGTCGCCGCTCAACCAGACCATCTTCCAGGCCCTCGGCATGGGGGTGGGGCTTCACCACGCGGGCGTGCTGCCGAGCGTGAAGCGGCTCATCGAGCTCCTGTTCGAGCGCGGGCTGTGCAAGGTGGTCTTCTCCACCGAGACCATGTCTTTGGGCATCCACATGCCCGCCAAGAGCGTCGTGCTCCAGTCCCTGACCAAGCGCACCGATCGCGGCTTCCGCTCGCTCATGCACAACGAGCTGACGCAGATGGCCGGCCGCGCCGGTCGCCGGGGCATAGATCCCGAGGGCAAGTGCGTCATGGCTCTCGACGTGCGCGACGGGCTCGAGGACATGATGCGCGTCGTCGACGGTCCGCCCGAGCCGGTGCTGAGCCAGTTCAAGCTGGGCTATGGCTCGGTGGCGCTCCTGCTCGCCACGGGCCAGGACATGGCCACGATACGGCGCACGGTCGAGTCCTCGTTCGGCCAGTACCAGAACTTGAAGAAGATCCGCGGACTGGAGGCAGAGGTCGCGAGCCTCGAGATGGCCGTGGAGGACGGACGGCGCTTCGCGGCGCCCTGCGGTGACTTCTCGCGGATAGGCCGCTATCGCGTGGCGCGCGCCCAGGTCGAGCAGCAGCGGATGGCGCGGGGCAAGAGCGGCCGGCACGGACGCTCGGTGGCCGAGGCCGAGCCGGGGCGCCTGGCCCTGGTGCGACGCAAGAGCGGCGCCTCCCTCGGGATCATCTGCGGTCTCGACCGGCGGCGCCACCGCATGCTCGTCACCGTGCTGCTGCCCCATGGCACCACCGTCCAGATGAAGGAAGGCAATATCAAGAGGATCTTCTGGCAGACGCCGCCCCTTCATCTTCCGCGCGACTGGGAGCGGCGGACGCGGAGCCTGGCCGAGCAGCTCGAGGCTTACTCCATCCCCGACCTCGTCGAGCGGGAGCGGAGCCAGGGCCCGGAAGGCGCCCTCGCCTCGATCGAGTGCCATCGCTGTCCGTGGGGCAGCCAGAGCCGGTGCGATCATGCCTGGAAGGGACTGGAGGGTCTCGAGGGACGTCTCGGCCAGAAGCGCGAGATGCTGGACGCTTTCAAGAACGCCTACTGGCAGGAATTCTGCCGGGTGGTGGCCGTGCTCGAGCGATTCGGTGCCGTGCAGGACGGCAAGCTCCTGGCCAAGGGGCAGCTCATCTCGGGTCTCCGCCACGACAATGAGCTCCTCGTCGCCGAGATGGTGGACCGCGGCATCCTGGAGGACACCACGCTTGCCGAGGCGGCCGCGCTCTGCTCCTGCCTCATCGAGGAGTCTCGCTCCGGCGATGCCGCAGTGGCGCGGCTCTTCCTGAAGAAGCGTCCCAAGCTCAGGCGCAAGCTCCAGGAGCTGGAATCCGTGGCTCACACCGTGCTCGAAGTCCAGCGGCACCATCACCTGCCCATGCCCGTCGGCGTCTCGACGGGCTTCATGCCCTCGGTGTTCCGGTGGGCCTCGGGCGAGGACGACTGGACGGGCATCGTGGAGGAGTCCTTCGGCGGGCACGAGGGTGACCTGATCCGGGCGCTGAGGCGACTGATCGACGTCTTGCGGCAGCTCGGCGAGGCCTCGGAAGTGCCGCCGGCGATCCAGGCCATGCTGGTCCGGGCCGCGCGGGTGGTGGATCGCGGCATCGTCCTCGAATCCGCGCTCATCTGACGAGGAGGCGCTCATGACGGCAAGGGAGCGGGTGGCGGGACTGATCCTCCTGGGCGCGCTCGCCGTCGCCTGCGCGACGCCCAGGATCACCAACGTCGAGCGGACGACGCGCGGGCCCAACGCGTACGAGCTGCACATCTACCGGTCGTTCGTCGCCAACGGGCGCGAGCCCACCTTCGACGAGAAGCGCTACTTCGAGGATCGTCTCACCGAGCGCGTCTTCAAGTACCTGCGCGAGCATCCCGAGATCCAGAACGATCAGCACTACAGCGACTTTCGCTTCTGGCGCCAGGTGACGCCGGGCAGCCGCAAGGGCGAGGTCGAGACGCTTCTCGAGGACCCGGACGAGCGCACCATCGACCCCGCCCTCATGGCTGCCCTGGCGAGCCAGCAGTGGACGGCCATCTCCAGCAAGGCCAAGGAAGCCTGGGTCTATCCGCTCGGCTGGGTTCTCTACTTCGACGACAAAGCCGTAGTGGAAATCGTCCGGCGCAGAGGGAAGTGGGACAAAGGCGACGACGACTAACGTCAGGCTGCTCAAACGGCCCATCTGCGCCCTCGGTATCCCTCTCCCCCATCGGGGGAGAGGGTAGGGTGAGGGGGCGAACGAGTGGCTCGG of the Candidatus Methylomirabilota bacterium genome contains:
- a CDS encoding DEAD/DEAH box helicase codes for the protein MKDDLLQSFKARYPFPLDRFQLDAIAAIIDDKSVIVSAPTGSGKTLVAEFAIYTALARGRRIAYTTPLKALSNQKYADFCRQFGQERIGILTGDVKVNTRAPVVVMTTEILRNMFYTGGLDSLEFVVLDECHYMGDEGRGTVWEEIIVNAPKDVALVGLSATVKNIAEIADWISLVHRPIVPITHPHRSVPLQYLVADLSGEIHTYEAVRNGKVRLLGQEREGGYNDKGRWYTRRVVDPTVMLDELESRGWLPAIYFIFSRAGCERAMETVLAEGKPLLTKSQQQQVDAAIREAVADTPTMAESPLNQTIFQALGMGVGLHHAGVLPSVKRLIELLFERGLCKVVFSTETMSLGIHMPAKSVVLQSLTKRTDRGFRSLMHNELTQMAGRAGRRGIDPEGKCVMALDVRDGLEDMMRVVDGPPEPVLSQFKLGYGSVALLLATGQDMATIRRTVESSFGQYQNLKKIRGLEAEVASLEMAVEDGRRFAAPCGDFSRIGRYRVARAQVEQQRMARGKSGRHGRSVAEAEPGRLALVRRKSGASLGIICGLDRRRHRMLVTVLLPHGTTVQMKEGNIKRIFWQTPPLHLPRDWERRTRSLAEQLEAYSIPDLVERERSQGPEGALASIECHRCPWGSQSRCDHAWKGLEGLEGRLGQKREMLDAFKNAYWQEFCRVVAVLERFGAVQDGKLLAKGQLISGLRHDNELLVAEMVDRGILEDTTLAEAAALCSCLIEESRSGDAAVARLFLKKRPKLRRKLQELESVAHTVLEVQRHHHLPMPVGVSTGFMPSVFRWASGEDDWTGIVEESFGGHEGDLIRALRRLIDVLRQLGEASEVPPAIQAMLVRAARVVDRGIVLESALI